In one window of Nocardia brasiliensis DNA:
- the lysX gene encoding bifunctional lysylphosphatidylglycerol synthetase/lysine--tRNA ligase LysX, which translates to MTTTQARQHLIEPPADRPTPPVPHRGHGRLAEVPHIAGLVLGVFAVACFLWSLSPALRYLTQVPRRYIDEYYFDAPDTNLMWALVVGLLAGALASRKRIAWWLLLGYLVPFALADGLEFADTGDINALVAMIVHLAIIGVLIAAWREFYTKVRRGAGWRALGVLVSGLTVGCLVGWGLIELFPGSLPPGAQRLGWAVYRVTAVVLVDNEHFDGHPRSFVNFLLGLFGAIALLAAVIILLRSQRAANAMTGTDESAIRGLLERSDVEDSLGYFATRRDKAVVFAPSGKAAVTYRVELGVCLASGDPIGIREAWPQAIDAWLRLADQFGWAPAVMGASELGATAYRRAGLSALRLGDEAILDTRSFSLAGPEMKPVRQAANRLRKHGITVRIRRHRDIPAEEFPAVLARADAWRDTETERGFSMALGRLGDPLDADCLLVEAIKPARQPTTARNGQPAVGSPEPGDRVLGMLSLVPWGRTGVSLELMRRDPNGPNGVMELMISQLALNSEQHGVTKISLNFAVFRSVFEEGGRIGAGPVLRMWRGVLLFFSRWWQLEALYRSNVKYQPHWVPRFFLFEERRQLPRVAVASALAEGFLPRFGKEPDTITHTGSHRAAPATMTGLHADGSPPDLEPVDGQELSPRRPEQVRVRMDKLDRLTASGVEAYPVAYPPTHTVARARQSPRGTTVRVCGRLLRIRDYGGVIFAVLRDWTEDIQLVIDRDRVGAERSAEFTEFFDLGDLIEVSGQIGRSRRGELSLLAADWRMLGKCLHPLPDKWKGLSDPEARVRQRYVDMAINAETREVLAKRSAVVRSLRDTFNGWGYLEVETPILQQVHGGANATPFQTHINAYDLDLYLRIAPELYLKRLCVGGMEKVFEIGRTFRNEGVDFSHNPEFTILEAYEAHSDYERMMHACRELIQNAAVAANGAMVALRPQDDGSFEQVDISGDWAVKTVHGAVSEAIGTEITPDTEVELLRELCDKAAVPYQHGWDAGQVVLEMYEHLVEARTEAPTFYIDFPTSVSPLTRAHRSIAGVTERWDLVAWGVELGTAYSELTDPVEQRRRLTEQSMLAANGDPEAMELDEDFLQALEHAMPPTGGLGLGVDRVVMLITGRSIRETLPFPLVKPR; encoded by the coding sequence GTGACCACCACGCAAGCCCGGCAACACCTGATCGAACCGCCAGCGGATAGACCGACCCCACCCGTGCCACATCGGGGGCACGGCAGGCTGGCCGAGGTTCCGCATATCGCGGGTCTCGTGCTCGGGGTGTTCGCGGTCGCGTGTTTCCTGTGGAGCCTTTCGCCCGCGCTGCGCTACCTCACGCAGGTGCCGCGGCGCTACATCGACGAGTACTACTTCGACGCACCGGACACGAACCTGATGTGGGCGCTGGTCGTCGGGCTGCTCGCGGGCGCGCTCGCCAGCCGCAAACGCATCGCGTGGTGGCTGCTGCTCGGCTATCTGGTGCCCTTCGCGCTGGCCGACGGGCTGGAGTTCGCCGACACCGGCGACATCAACGCACTGGTCGCGATGATCGTGCACCTCGCGATCATCGGGGTGCTGATCGCGGCGTGGCGCGAGTTCTACACCAAGGTGCGCCGCGGCGCGGGCTGGCGAGCGCTCGGGGTGCTCGTCAGCGGCCTGACGGTCGGTTGCCTGGTCGGTTGGGGTCTGATCGAGTTGTTCCCCGGCTCGCTGCCGCCGGGCGCGCAGCGGCTCGGCTGGGCGGTGTACCGGGTGACCGCCGTGGTGCTGGTCGACAACGAACACTTCGACGGGCATCCACGCTCGTTCGTGAACTTCCTGCTCGGCCTGTTCGGCGCCATCGCGCTGCTGGCCGCGGTGATCATCCTGCTGCGCTCCCAGCGCGCGGCGAACGCGATGACCGGCACCGACGAGTCCGCGATTCGCGGCCTGCTGGAACGCTCCGATGTCGAGGACTCGCTCGGCTACTTCGCGACCCGCCGCGACAAGGCGGTGGTGTTCGCGCCGAGCGGCAAGGCGGCCGTCACCTATCGCGTGGAACTCGGGGTCTGCCTGGCCAGCGGCGACCCCATCGGCATCCGCGAGGCCTGGCCGCAGGCGATCGACGCCTGGCTGCGACTGGCCGACCAATTCGGTTGGGCGCCCGCGGTGATGGGCGCGAGCGAACTCGGCGCGACGGCCTATCGGCGCGCCGGGCTCTCGGCCCTGCGGCTCGGCGACGAAGCCATCCTGGACACCAGGAGCTTCTCGCTGGCGGGCCCGGAGATGAAGCCGGTGCGCCAGGCCGCGAACCGATTACGCAAGCACGGCATCACCGTGCGGATCCGCCGCCACCGCGACATCCCGGCCGAGGAATTTCCCGCCGTGCTCGCCCGCGCCGACGCCTGGCGCGACACCGAGACCGAGCGCGGCTTTTCGATGGCACTCGGCAGGCTCGGCGACCCGCTCGACGCGGACTGCCTGCTCGTCGAGGCCATCAAGCCCGCCCGCCAGCCCACCACCGCCCGCAACGGACAGCCTGCGGTCGGCTCGCCTGAACCGGGGGACCGTGTGCTCGGCATGCTCTCGCTGGTTCCGTGGGGCCGCACCGGCGTCTCGCTGGAGTTGATGCGCCGCGACCCGAACGGCCCGAACGGCGTAATGGAGCTGATGATCTCCCAGCTCGCGCTGAACTCCGAACAGCATGGCGTCACCAAGATCTCGCTGAACTTCGCCGTGTTCCGCTCGGTGTTCGAGGAGGGCGGGCGGATCGGCGCCGGGCCGGTGCTGCGGATGTGGCGCGGTGTGCTGCTGTTCTTTTCCCGATGGTGGCAGCTGGAGGCGCTGTATCGCTCCAACGTGAAATACCAACCCCATTGGGTACCAAGGTTTTTCCTGTTCGAGGAGCGCAGGCAGCTGCCGCGGGTCGCGGTGGCGAGCGCGCTCGCCGAGGGCTTCCTGCCGCGATTCGGGAAAGAGCCGGACACGATCACCCACACCGGTTCGCACCGCGCGGCGCCCGCGACCATGACCGGGCTGCACGCCGACGGCAGCCCGCCCGACCTCGAGCCGGTCGACGGCCAGGAGCTGTCGCCGCGCAGGCCCGAACAGGTGCGGGTGCGGATGGACAAGCTGGACCGGCTCACCGCCTCCGGTGTCGAGGCCTACCCGGTCGCCTACCCGCCGACCCACACCGTCGCGCGGGCCAGGCAGTCACCGCGCGGCACCACGGTCCGGGTGTGCGGCAGGTTGCTGCGCATCAGGGACTACGGCGGGGTCATCTTCGCGGTGCTGCGCGACTGGACCGAGGACATCCAGCTGGTGATCGACCGCGACCGGGTCGGCGCCGAACGCAGCGCCGAGTTCACCGAATTCTTCGACCTCGGCGACCTGATCGAGGTCAGCGGCCAGATCGGACGCAGCCGCCGCGGCGAGCTCTCGTTGCTCGCCGCGGACTGGCGCATGCTCGGTAAATGCCTGCACCCGTTACCGGACAAGTGGAAAGGCCTGTCCGATCCCGAGGCACGGGTGCGCCAGCGCTACGTCGACATGGCGATCAACGCCGAGACCCGCGAGGTGCTCGCCAAACGCAGCGCGGTGGTCCGCTCGCTGCGCGACACGTTCAACGGCTGGGGCTACCTCGAGGTGGAGACGCCGATCCTGCAGCAGGTGCACGGCGGCGCCAACGCCACCCCGTTCCAGACCCACATCAACGCCTACGACCTTGACCTCTACCTGCGGATCGCGCCGGAGCTCTACCTGAAGCGGCTCTGCGTCGGCGGCATGGAGAAGGTCTTCGAGATCGGGCGGACCTTCCGCAACGAGGGCGTCGACTTCAGCCACAATCCGGAATTCACCATCCTCGAGGCCTACGAGGCGCACAGCGACTACGAGCGGATGATGCACGCCTGCCGCGAACTCATCCAGAACGCCGCGGTCGCGGCCAACGGGGCGATGGTCGCGTTGCGCCCGCAGGACGACGGCTCGTTCGAGCAGGTCGACATCTCCGGCGACTGGGCGGTCAAGACGGTGCACGGCGCGGTGTCCGAGGCGATCGGCACCGAGATCACGCCGGACACCGAGGTCGAACTGCTGCGCGAACTGTGCGACAAGGCAGCGGTGCCGTACCAGCACGGCTGGGACGCGGGCCAGGTGGTGCTGGAAATGTATGAGCACCTGGTCGAGGCCCGCACCGAGGCGCCGACGTTCTACATCGACTTCCCCACCTCGGTGTCGCCGCTGACCCGTGCGCACCGCAGCATTGCCGGTGTCACCGAACGCTGGGACCTGGTCGCCTGGGGTGTCGAACTCGGCACCGCCTACAGCGAGCTCACCGATCCGGTCGAGCAGCGGCGCAGGCTCACCGAGCAGTCCAT
- a CDS encoding RNA-binding S4 domain-containing protein produces the protein MAEPVDVPIEDEVIRLGQFLKLANLIESGSEAKTVIASGLVRVNDEVELRRGRQLQIGDVVALAGHKARVSI, from the coding sequence ATGGCAGAACCAGTCGACGTACCGATCGAGGACGAAGTCATTCGGCTAGGTCAGTTCCTCAAGCTGGCCAATCTGATCGAATCCGGCTCCGAGGCGAAGACCGTGATCGCCTCCGGCCTGGTCCGGGTCAACGACGAGGTGGAACTGCGCCGGGGCCGCCAGCTACAGATCGGCGACGTCGTCGCGCTCGCCGGACACAAGGCCAGAGTGTCGATCTGA
- the rraA gene encoding ribonuclease E activity regulator RraA, whose translation MTESQDFVATADLADEIGPEIRSCDTQFIQFGGRAAFAGRITTIRCFQDNLLVKQTLGEPGQGKVLVVDGGASVHTALVGDIIAGRGVDNGWAGVIVNGAVRDSAILRTLDIGVKALGTNPRKSTQTGTGDRDVPVEFGGVTFVPGDMLYSDHDGVVVRAED comes from the coding sequence GTGACCGAATCACAGGACTTTGTTGCCACTGCCGACCTGGCCGACGAGATCGGCCCCGAGATCCGCAGCTGCGACACGCAGTTCATCCAGTTCGGCGGCCGCGCGGCGTTCGCGGGCCGGATCACCACCATCCGCTGCTTCCAGGACAACCTGCTGGTCAAGCAGACCCTCGGTGAGCCGGGGCAGGGCAAGGTGCTGGTGGTCGACGGCGGTGCGAGCGTGCACACCGCACTGGTCGGCGACATCATCGCCGGGCGCGGCGTGGACAACGGCTGGGCCGGGGTGATCGTCAACGGCGCGGTGCGCGACTCGGCCATCCTGCGCACCCTCGACATCGGGGTGAAGGCGCTCGGCACCAACCCGCGCAAGAGCACGCAGACCGGTACCGGCGATCGTGACGTCCCCGTGGAATTCGGCGGTGTCACTTTCGTTCCCGGCGACATGCTCTACAGCGACCACGACGGTGTCGTGGTGCGCGCCGAGGACTGA
- a CDS encoding SRPBCC family protein yields the protein MTEVKIVEDCAASAESAFAYINDYQNLPRFLHGIQSFTPVGAQTVGVGAAFDGHIKLGPASLKSRIEVVRWEENAVIAVKSIKGFEIESTFLFHAKDEALCTVDAIVEYRVPGGLAGRALGKTIEPFVKIAVQHTTHNLITQITAFHATRAGDPDQPVR from the coding sequence ATGACCGAAGTGAAGATCGTCGAAGACTGTGCCGCGTCGGCGGAATCCGCGTTCGCGTACATCAACGACTACCAGAACCTGCCGCGTTTTCTGCACGGCATCCAGTCCTTCACCCCGGTCGGCGCGCAGACGGTCGGGGTAGGCGCGGCCTTCGACGGGCACATCAAGCTCGGGCCCGCCTCGCTGAAATCGCGCATCGAGGTGGTGCGCTGGGAAGAGAACGCGGTCATCGCGGTGAAGTCGATCAAGGGCTTCGAGATCGAATCGACCTTCCTGTTCCACGCCAAGGACGAGGCGCTGTGCACCGTCGACGCGATCGTCGAATACCGGGTGCCCGGCGGGTTGGCCGGACGCGCGCTCGGCAAGACCATCGAGCCGTTCGTGAAGATCGCGGTGCAGCACACCACGCACAACCTGATCACCCAGATCACCGCCTTCCACGCCACCCGCGCGGGCGACCCGGATCAGCCGGTGCGCTGA
- a CDS encoding CopD family protein: MSGKTIGGARRGATGAPWAVLSIVPAGLLGVLLAWALSLPAGFTTQAVARVLADGAGATVLGLAALPRVHAKLSPPWRLLAVLAGFWCGAEFAVLVCEAAEVLGVPLGGLGAGSFGDYLVEVSGGQVGIAILIGAGAIAGYAALAFRRTEIAAPDLVLVFAAVTLALRPITGHMSQHAFGSVLAAVHALAAAAWFGLLVALALVVRARGTWALALPRYSALALPLVVTVAVTGLLNGLIKLGGLAPLFDTGYGRILVAKTVVLLGLLGLGWWWRRGWVRRAAEHRVSAESSLRRAVLEVVVMALAFGLAATLAVTA; the protein is encoded by the coding sequence GTGAGCGGTAAGACGATCGGCGGTGCGCGACGGGGCGCCACGGGTGCGCCGTGGGCGGTGCTGTCGATCGTGCCCGCCGGGCTGCTCGGCGTGCTGCTCGCGTGGGCGCTGAGTCTGCCCGCGGGCTTCACCACGCAGGCGGTGGCTCGGGTGCTCGCCGACGGCGCGGGCGCCACGGTGCTCGGGCTCGCCGCGCTGCCCAGGGTGCACGCGAAGTTGTCGCCGCCGTGGCGGCTGCTCGCGGTGCTCGCCGGTTTCTGGTGCGGCGCCGAGTTCGCGGTGCTGGTGTGCGAGGCGGCCGAGGTGCTCGGGGTGCCGCTCGGCGGGCTCGGCGCGGGCTCGTTCGGCGACTATCTGGTCGAGGTGAGCGGCGGCCAGGTCGGCATCGCGATCCTGATCGGCGCCGGCGCGATCGCCGGTTACGCGGCGCTGGCCTTCCGGCGCACCGAGATCGCCGCGCCCGATCTGGTGCTCGTCTTCGCGGCGGTCACGCTGGCACTGCGGCCGATCACCGGGCACATGTCCCAGCACGCGTTCGGTTCGGTGCTGGCCGCGGTGCACGCGCTGGCGGCGGCGGCCTGGTTCGGCCTGCTGGTCGCGCTCGCGCTGGTGGTTCGGGCCCGGGGCACCTGGGCCCTCGCGCTGCCGCGCTATTCGGCGCTCGCGCTGCCACTGGTCGTCACCGTCGCGGTGACCGGTCTGCTGAACGGACTGATCAAGCTCGGCGGGCTCGCGCCGTTGTTCGACACCGGGTACGGCCGCATCCTGGTCGCGAAAACCGTTGTCCTGCTCGGTCTGCTCGGGCTGGGCTGGTGGTGGCGGCGCGGCTGGGTCCGGCGCGCCGCCGAGCACCGGGTCAGCGCCGAGTCCTCGCTGCGCCGCGCCGTGCTCGAAGTCGTGGTGATGGCGCTGGCCTTCGGGCTCGCCGCCACCCTCGCGGTGACCGCCTGA
- a CDS encoding copper resistance CopC family protein: protein MTRRLLTALVAGLFLLGFGLAATGIAAAHSAPTGSVPEDGATVEAGPERASITFNEALQPNYPSLTVVGPDGNLWSRGEPTVEGNTVSVPVGELGPAGVYTIAYRVTSADGHPVSGKRQFTLSKAGNGVPGPKPGAKNGNSEDEDSGGVPLWVFVAGAVVLFGGGLAFALFGGRSRKPRQ, encoded by the coding sequence GTGACGCGCCGGCTGCTCACCGCGCTCGTCGCGGGCTTGTTCCTGCTCGGATTCGGCTTGGCCGCAACGGGTATCGCGGCCGCGCATTCCGCGCCGACCGGCAGCGTGCCCGAGGACGGCGCGACGGTCGAGGCAGGCCCGGAGCGGGCCAGCATCACCTTCAACGAGGCACTGCAACCGAACTACCCGTCGCTGACCGTGGTCGGCCCGGACGGCAACCTCTGGTCCAGGGGCGAGCCGACGGTCGAGGGCAATACCGTGAGCGTGCCGGTGGGCGAACTCGGACCCGCCGGGGTGTACACCATCGCCTACCGGGTGACCTCCGCGGACGGTCATCCGGTCAGCGGCAAGCGGCAGTTCACCCTCAGCAAGGCGGGCAACGGGGTGCCCGGCCCCAAACCCGGTGCCAAGAACGGTAATTCGGAGGATGAGGATTCCGGCGGCGTGCCGTTGTGGGTCTTCGTCGCAGGCGCCGTCGTGCTGTTCGGTGGCGGGCTCGCGTTCGCCCTGTTCGGCGGCAGGAGCCGGAAACCACGGCAGTGA
- a CDS encoding YcnI family protein — translation MHRSISRACGTAAAAATFALLACGSAAAHVTVDAPGAQQGSYAVATFRVPTESDTASTTALTVSVPNLKSARTEPIPGWTAKVEKNDKSEITAITWTADPGNPGVGPGQFQRFAVSVGPLPKQQHVSFPTKQTYSDGKVVAWDQPEGADGAEPEHPAPALTLAKGKATDEHSVDTASVDRAVDDSDDTARWLGGIGLALGLLGVALGLGNVIRARQS, via the coding sequence ATGCACCGTTCGATTTCGCGCGCCTGCGGCACGGCCGCGGCGGCAGCCACGTTCGCGCTGCTGGCCTGCGGTAGCGCCGCCGCGCATGTCACCGTCGACGCGCCGGGCGCGCAGCAGGGCAGTTACGCGGTGGCCACCTTCCGGGTGCCCACCGAATCCGACACCGCGAGCACCACCGCGCTCACCGTCTCGGTCCCCAACCTGAAAAGCGCACGGACCGAGCCGATTCCGGGCTGGACGGCCAAGGTCGAGAAGAACGACAAGTCGGAGATCACCGCGATCACCTGGACCGCGGATCCGGGCAACCCGGGTGTCGGCCCCGGCCAGTTCCAGCGGTTCGCGGTGTCGGTCGGGCCGCTGCCGAAGCAGCAGCACGTGAGCTTCCCGACCAAGCAGACCTACAGTGACGGCAAGGTGGTCGCGTGGGATCAGCCCGAGGGTGCGGACGGCGCGGAGCCCGAGCATCCCGCGCCCGCGCTCACCCTGGCCAAGGGCAAGGCGACCGACGAACACAGTGTGGACACCGCGAGCGTCGATCGGGCCGTCGACGACTCCGACGACACCGCGCGCTGGCTCGGCGGTATCGGGCTGGCGCTCGGCCTGCTCGGCGTCGCGCTCGGCCTCGGCAACGTGATCCGGGCGCGGCAGTCGTGA
- a CDS encoding DUF6474 family protein, translating to MGLFTKRKRRPSRRAEAKALKHKAGLEAKLVARNDRRARRAEARTQRKVAKAQISALQAEEKAALKVAARAERELFSASQVRKYLGVARVLIPVLAPLAYRAATFVRGQLDVRKAQQLGIGIEQLGDFAGHGARLQARIANTEAALGKVGAQEGKEKGETQKFVVATQARLDSLATAVQTAEQMPAPRRRTVHASISEELSQVESDVLARLGVR from the coding sequence ATGGGGTTGTTCACGAAGCGCAAGCGGCGGCCGAGCCGGCGGGCTGAGGCGAAAGCCCTCAAGCACAAGGCCGGTTTGGAGGCCAAGTTGGTCGCCAGGAACGACCGGCGGGCTCGTCGCGCGGAGGCTCGTACCCAGCGCAAGGTGGCGAAGGCACAGATTTCGGCGTTGCAGGCGGAGGAGAAGGCCGCGTTGAAGGTGGCGGCGCGGGCGGAGCGTGAGCTGTTCAGTGCGAGCCAGGTAAGGAAGTATCTGGGTGTGGCTCGGGTGTTGATCCCGGTGCTGGCGCCGCTGGCTTACCGTGCCGCGACGTTCGTACGCGGTCAGCTCGATGTCCGTAAGGCGCAGCAGCTGGGTATCGGGATCGAGCAGCTCGGCGATTTCGCGGGTCATGGCGCCCGGTTGCAGGCGCGGATCGCGAATACCGAAGCGGCGCTTGGCAAGGTCGGCGCGCAGGAGGGCAAGGAGAAGGGCGAGACGCAGAAGTTCGTCGTCGCGACGCAGGCTCGTCTGGATAGTTTGGCGACCGCCGTGCAGACCGCCGAGCAGATGCCCGCGCCGCGCAGGCGCACCGTGCATGCCTCGATTTCGGAGGAGCTTTCTCAGGTCGAGTCCGACGTGCTGGCCCGCCTCGGCGTGCGCTGA
- a CDS encoding TM0106 family RecB-like putative nuclease: MGFVGLSGGGTILHYVDSGIGDREGRKHNGVAVERPAGVADAPTPFIDARALIGCRHRLHLDAAHPGALTGVSEDPGVRQRREAATAHRLRVRDALIAADPDGWVVIDPTLRASERAAATMRACAAGVRHIWGGLLPQEPETGRRGGSEILLRDTERGGYIPVIVVNHKVTDPRQPEPADFHPTTSDPYHWDPQPDRHRKLRQQPRDQQRLAHLYRMLQRHGLASPALVGGVIGYHFDRILVHDLGPILADYDQRYADRVAVVRGELPTVPSKVPECRQCPWWTRSIEGPSCEGWLIEHRDVSLVAPGSRAEVLRRHDVHTIDDLASWTGEDPEDWQHGPFDEAVVTARAWIAGAPLVRRVPSVRVQRADVEVDVDLESFQEYGAYLWGTLLDGVYRPFVTWDPLPTEDEGRSFGEFWTWLMAVRAETRAHGKTFAAYCYSRTAEDKWLYESARRFAGRPGVPTVDQVRAFVDGPEWVDMFQAVSDQFICPNGKGLKKIAPVAGFAWRDAEAGGEASMSWYRLAVGYEGEPEMSQRTRLLEYNEDDVRATQVLRDWMSDRADLEVPGLEDFGRRTIAT, translated from the coding sequence ATGGGGTTCGTGGGATTGTCGGGGGGAGGGACCATACTGCATTACGTGGATTCGGGCATCGGTGACCGGGAAGGTCGCAAGCACAACGGCGTGGCCGTGGAACGGCCGGCCGGTGTGGCGGATGCGCCGACGCCCTTCATCGACGCGCGGGCGTTGATCGGTTGCCGGCATCGGCTGCATCTGGACGCGGCTCATCCCGGGGCGCTCACCGGGGTCAGTGAGGACCCCGGGGTGCGGCAGCGCCGGGAGGCGGCGACGGCGCATCGGCTGCGGGTGCGGGACGCGTTGATCGCGGCGGATCCGGACGGCTGGGTGGTGATCGATCCGACGCTGCGGGCGTCCGAGCGGGCCGCGGCGACGATGCGGGCGTGCGCGGCGGGGGTGCGCCACATCTGGGGTGGACTGCTCCCGCAGGAACCGGAGACGGGCAGGCGGGGCGGCTCGGAGATCCTGCTGCGCGACACCGAGCGCGGCGGCTACATCCCGGTGATCGTGGTGAACCACAAGGTGACCGACCCGCGCCAACCCGAGCCCGCCGACTTCCACCCGACCACCTCGGACCCGTATCACTGGGATCCGCAACCGGATCGGCACCGCAAGCTGCGTCAGCAGCCGCGCGACCAGCAGCGGCTCGCCCACCTCTACCGGATGTTGCAGCGGCACGGCCTGGCCAGCCCCGCCCTGGTCGGCGGTGTGATCGGCTACCACTTCGACCGCATCCTGGTGCACGACCTCGGCCCCATCCTGGCCGACTACGACCAGCGCTATGCCGACCGGGTGGCGGTGGTCCGCGGCGAGCTGCCGACGGTGCCGTCCAAGGTGCCCGAGTGCAGGCAGTGCCCGTGGTGGACGCGCAGCATCGAGGGTCCGAGCTGCGAGGGCTGGCTGATCGAGCACCGCGATGTCAGCCTGGTCGCCCCGGGTTCGCGCGCCGAGGTGCTGCGCAGGCACGACGTGCACACCATCGACGACCTGGCGAGCTGGACCGGCGAGGACCCGGAGGACTGGCAGCACGGCCCGTTCGACGAGGCGGTGGTCACCGCCCGCGCCTGGATCGCTGGTGCGCCGCTGGTGCGCCGGGTGCCCTCGGTGCGGGTGCAGCGGGCCGACGTCGAGGTCGACGTGGACCTGGAGAGCTTCCAGGAGTACGGCGCGTACCTGTGGGGCACGCTGCTCGACGGGGTGTACCGCCCGTTCGTCACCTGGGATCCGCTGCCCACCGAGGACGAGGGGCGCTCCTTCGGCGAGTTCTGGACCTGGCTGATGGCGGTGCGCGCCGAGACCAGGGCACACGGGAAAACCTTTGCCGCCTACTGCTATTCGCGCACGGCCGAGGACAAGTGGCTCTACGAGTCGGCGCGCCGCTTCGCCGGCAGGCCCGGTGTGCCGACGGTGGATCAGGTGCGCGCGTTCGTGGACGGCCCGGAATGGGTGGACATGTTCCAGGCCGTGTCCGACCAGTTCATCTGTCCGAACGGCAAGGGGCTCAAGAAGATCGCGCCGGTTGCCGGGTTTGCCTGGCGCGACGCCGAGGCGGGCGGCGAGGCGTCGATGAGCTGGTACCGGCTGGCCGTCGGTTACGAGGGCGAGCCGGAGATGTCGCAGCGCACCCGTTTGCTGGAGTACAACGAGGACGACGTGCGCGCCACCCAGGTGCTGCGGGATTGGATGTCGGACCGGGCCGACCTGGAGGTTCCTGGCCTAGAGGATTTCGGGCGACGTACTATCGCGACGTGA